The proteins below are encoded in one region of Equus caballus isolate H_3958 breed thoroughbred chromosome 18, TB-T2T, whole genome shotgun sequence:
- the LOC138918700 gene encoding ral guanine nucleotide dissociation stimulator-like: MEAELFKKLVPAHCLGSIWSQRDRRDHKFLAPTIRDTVAHTNTLANSVIATCLGALGMTAQDRARMVALWIHVAEVSHGRPMEALSGVMGIASCFSAVDIEVCGLSPCAGPRHSCQGHTDLDLSWWWQAHFLPVLLPCVQLKILVPGSVTPQVPGVPSLGFLGICLIQDRRSP, from the coding sequence gagctgttcaagaaattggtgcctgcccactgcctgggctccatctggtccCAGCGAGACCGCAGGGACCACAAAttcctggcacccaccatccgTGACACTGTGGCACACACGAACACCTTGGCCAACAGTGTCATCGCTACGTGCCTCGGGGCCCTGGGCATGACAGCACAGGACAGGGCCAGGATGGTAGCGCTGTGGATTCATGTGGCCGAGGTAAGTCATGGGAGGCCCATGGAGGCCCTGTCTGGAGTcatgggaattgcctcttgtttctcagctgtcgATATTGAAGTCTGTGGTCTGAGTCCCTGCGCTGGCCCTAGAcactcctgccagggccacactgaccttgacttgtcctggtggtggcaagctcacttccttcctgtgctccttccttgtgttcagctaaaaatccttgtgcctggcagtgttactcctcaggtcccaggtgtgccctccctgggtttcctgggcatctgtctcatccaggacaggagaagtccatga